In Musa acuminata AAA Group cultivar baxijiao chromosome BXJ3-11, Cavendish_Baxijiao_AAA, whole genome shotgun sequence, one DNA window encodes the following:
- the LOC103971583 gene encoding protein SRC2-like — protein MACRKLEITLVSAKGLKDVNLISKMAVYAVVSLSGKRRGRQLTPPDREGGRNPTWNSTIRLTVPVDVDLARHSIHILLRTKRALRDRDVGEVRVPLSDLLSGACGGPPPVQFVSYQVHRVTSGKPNGVLNFSYKPGECVAAFALVPSASAYPHPFMAHPTAPVMLYPAGTSSAAYTAYGAGLPYPPPVVYQQLPPLSYGHPLVGYGYGYSPASYGYGYGAAPPPVVQPHRKKILGTGLLGGALGGLLVGDMISDAAAYDAGL, from the coding sequence ATGGCGTGCCGAAAGCTGGAGATCACCTTGGTCTCGGCCAAGGGCCTTAAGGACGTAAACCTTATCTCCAAGATGGCCGTCTACGCTGTGGTCTCCCTCTCCGGAAAACGCCGGGGGCGGCAGCTTACCCCGCCCGACCGCGAGGGTGGTCGCAACCCAACCTGGAACTCCACCATCCGCCTCACCGTCCCCGTCGACGTCGACCTCGCCCGCCACTCCATCCACATCCTTCTCCGCACCAAGCGCGCGCTCCGGGACCGCGACGTCGGCGAGGTCCGCGTCCCACTCTCGGATCTCCTCTCTGGTGCCTGCGGTGGCCCGCCGCCCGTCCAGTTCGTCAGCTACCAGGTCCATAGGGTGACGTCCGGCAAGCCCAACGGCGTCCTCAACTTCTCCTACAAGCCCGGCGAGTGCGTCGCCGCCTTCGCCCTCGTCCCCTCGGCCTCTGCCTATCCGCATCCCTTCATGGCGCACCCCACGGCTCCCGTGATGTTGTACCCAGCAGGAACGAGCTCGGCAGCTTACACAGCGTATGGAGCGGGGCTGCCGTATCCACCGCCAGTGGTGTACCAGCAACTGCCGCCGCTTAGTTATGGACACCCCCTTGTCGGGTACGGATACGGATACTCGCCGGCGAGTTACGGGTACGGGTATGGTGCTGCTCCGCCGCCGGTAGTACAGCCACATAGGAAGAAAATATTGGGAACAGGGCTGCTCGGTGGTGCGCTTGGCGGGCTTCTGGTCGGGGATATGATATCCGACGCTGCTGCCTACGATGCCGGGTTGTAA
- the LOC103971561 gene encoding heavy metal-associated isoprenylated plant protein 35, with the protein MASGEEASESLKCMTWVLKVSIHCEGCKKKVHKILKGIPGVYDTEIDARQNKVTVKASVDADTLIRKLDKSGKRAELWPERKHSNQQPSNGDTSNRKESKQVPKHKEPSVSSEKKPILSERSPAAAATVAPAAKPPEADQREAQAKPPKDSSQTNRVTEESAIKDPQTSDATKTDISTKQHDNSAAAAAASAGGDPSSHSGGGKKKGKKAQKEGSADLGHMPSYPMYPPPPAYVTSYNMAQPSFSQAYYAPPVPPASQGYVYMPHPPPPESYYSYPEPSSLASTQPSPPHDSMFNDENPNACNLM; encoded by the exons ATGGCATCAGGAGAAGAAGCTTCAGAATCTCTCAAATGCATG ACTTGGGTGTTAAAGGTCTCCATCCACTGCGAAGGATGCAAGAAGAAGGTGCATAAAATCCTTAAAGGCATTCCAG GTGTTTATGATACGGAGATTGACGCAAGACAGAACAAAGTCACGGTTAAGGCCAGTGTTGACGCTGATACACTCATAAGGAAGCTCGACAAGTCCGGGAAGCGCGCCGAGCTGTGGCCGGAGAGGAAACACAGCAATCAACAGCCCAGCAATGGCGACACCAGCAATAGAAAAGAGAGCAAACAAGTCCCTAAACACAAGGAGCCATCGGTGAGCTCTGAGAAGAAACCAATCCTCTCCGAGAGGAgccctgctgctgctgccaccgtCGCTCCCGCTGCCAAACCACCTGAAGCTGACCAAAGAGAAGCTCAAGCCAAACCCCCAAAAGACTCATCACAAACCAATAGGGTAACTGAGGAAAGCGCCATAAAAGATCCCCAAACTTCCGATGCAACGAAGACCGACATCTCCACCAAACAGCACGATAATTCCGCCGCCGCAGCTGCTGCATCCGCCGGCGGAGATCCGAGTTCCCATAGCGGTGGCGGCAAGAAGAAAGGCAAGAAGGCTCAGAAAGAGGGCTCCGCGGACTTGGGACACATGCCCTCTTATCCGATGTACCCGCCACCCCCGGCGTACGTGACGAGCTACAACATGGCGCAACCGAGCTTCAGTCAGGCCTACTACGCCCCCCCAGTGCCGCCCGCTTCGCAGGGCTATGTTTACATGCCACATCCACCTCCGCCAGAGTCGTACTACAGTTATCCGGAACCGAGCTCACTGGCATCGACGCAGCCATCGCCGCCTCACGACAGCATGTTCAACGACGAGAACCCCAACGCTTGTAATCTTATGTGA
- the LOC103971560 gene encoding flowering-promoting factor 1-like protein 1 translates to MAGVWVFKNGVVRLVENPGDEQASTVRRKALLHTPTNEVITSYATLERELLGLGWERYYEEPDLLQFHKRSSIDLISLPKDFSRFKSIHMYDIVVKNRHSFKVIDL, encoded by the coding sequence ATGGCTGGGGTTTGGGTGTTCAAGAATGGGGTGGTGCGGCTGGTGGAGAACCCGGGAGACGAGCAGGCGTCGACCGTTCGACGAAAGGCGCTGCTGCACACGCCCACCAACGAGGTGATCACCTCCTACGCGACGCTGGAGCGGGAGCTGCTGGGGCTGGGGTGGGAGCGCTACTACGAGGAACCCGACCTCCTCCAGTTTCACAAGCGCTCCTCCATCGACCTCATCTCCCTCCCCAAGGActtctcccgcttcaagtccatcCACATGTACGACATCGTCGTCAAGAACCGCCACTCCTTCAAGGTCATCGACCTGTAG